A genomic region of Papaver somniferum cultivar HN1 chromosome 7, ASM357369v1, whole genome shotgun sequence contains the following coding sequences:
- the LOC113294236 gene encoding mitochondrial import inner membrane translocase subunit TIM17-2-like: MGCTELQDSAVRNYKVEITEPRYDADGNGPCPHKIVNFAGGAFGLGAVGGGVYHFVKGLYNSQRGERLIGGAQAVRLNSPRLGCYFGAWGATVSACECTIAYVRDKEERWNFIIAAAAASGLLDIRKGFLRASRSAVTVGVLRTLTEGG, from the exons ATGGGCTGTACGGAACTACAGGATTCGGCTGTACGGAACTATAAAGTCGAAATTACT GAGCCACGGTATGATGCAGATGGGAATGGTCCATGCCCTCACAAAATTGTAAATTTTGCTGGTGGTGCTTTTGGGTTAGGAGCTGTAGGTGGTGGCGTTTATCACTTCGTAAAAGGATTGTATAATTCGCAAAGAGGCGAAAGATTAATCGGCGGTGCACAAGCTGTTAGATTGAATTCTCCTCGTCTTGGATGTTATTTTGGTGCTTGGGGTGCTACGGTTTCAGCTTGTGAGTGTACAATCGCTTATGTTAGAGATAAAGAAGAACGATGGAACTTCATAATTGCCGCTGCTGCTGCTAGTGGATTGTTAGATATTCGTAAAGGTTTTCTTAGAGCTTCGAGGTCAGCTGTAACTGTTGGAGTCTTACGGACTTTAACTGAAGGTGGTTGA